One part of the Oligoflexus sp. genome encodes these proteins:
- a CDS encoding 3'-5' exonuclease — protein sequence MTQLQNSMFFDILFPADEDDAQGNSQLFLQKVLRHQLAGDSIVRDSTLVIFDFETTGLDSLRDRIIEVGAIKYQNGERVADFSTLIKPDIPLPEVASRITGITADMLENQPTIDEVLPKFLQFIDHTLLVAHNAEFDMAFLKHACHRLGYQIEWSCFCTLKLARQLLPDLESKNLDSLAQHYGLSFAARHRSIGDCEVTGAVLNSLLRGEGAGLQQWKDFSPFQVA from the coding sequence ATGACACAATTACAAAACTCCATGTTCTTTGACATCCTCTTTCCCGCAGATGAGGATGATGCCCAAGGCAATAGCCAGTTGTTCCTGCAAAAGGTCCTTCGTCATCAACTTGCCGGTGATTCCATCGTTCGGGATTCGACCCTGGTCATCTTCGACTTTGAAACCACGGGCCTCGACTCCCTGCGCGATCGCATCATCGAAGTGGGGGCCATTAAATATCAAAACGGCGAGCGTGTCGCTGATTTTTCCACGCTCATCAAACCCGATATCCCGCTGCCCGAGGTGGCGAGCCGCATCACCGGCATCACAGCCGACATGCTCGAAAATCAGCCAACGATCGACGAGGTGCTGCCGAAGTTCCTCCAGTTCATCGACCACACCTTGCTCGTGGCTCACAACGCCGAGTTCGATATGGCCTTTCTGAAGCACGCCTGTCATCGGCTCGGCTATCAGATCGAGTGGTCCTGCTTCTGTACTTTGAAACTCGCCCGGCAGCTCCTGCCGGATCTTGAGTCCAAAAATCTTGATAGTTTGGCACAGCATTACGGCCTCAGCTTCGCGGCCCGTCACCGGTCCATCGGTGACTGCGAGGTGACCGGCGCTGTGCTTAATTCTCTGCTGCGCGGCGAGGGGGCCGGGCTGCAGCAATGGAAGGATTTTTCTCCCTTCCAAGTTGCCTGA
- a CDS encoding carboxyl transferase domain-containing protein — MRISSKIDRNSEHFQQNVAWHQQLTQELNARLEEVRLGGGTQVIEGLRKQGKLPARERIQKLVDPGSDFLELSSLAGHELYDSAVPSGGIVTGVGMIQGRPCMIVANDASVKGGTYFPITVKKHLRAQEIAAQNHLPCIYLVDSGGAFLPMQDEVFPDKDDFGRIFYNQARMSSLGIQQISSVHGFCTAGGAYIPAMSDQSVIVRGTGTIFLAGPPLVKAATGEEVTAEELGGAKVHTSISGVADHMAENDDHALQIVRQIVKYLGKSDQCPVKLETPDEPHYDPEELLGVVPMDARKAYDIREVIARVVDGSRLFEFKPNYGTTLVTGFAHICGIPVGIIANNGVLFSESALKGTHFIELCSQEKIPLLFLQNITGFIVGKKYEHGGIAKDGAKLVHAVANANVPKVTCVVGGSFGAGNYGMCGRAYEPRYLFMWPNARISVMGGEQAADVLATVKVQQLAKQGKTLTSDELAAIREPILKKYEKESSAYYSSARLWDDGVIDPRKTRQVLAMALASTLHHNWDKTVNGVFRM; from the coding sequence ATGCGCATCTCATCCAAGATTGATCGGAACAGTGAACACTTCCAGCAGAACGTTGCCTGGCATCAGCAGCTGACGCAGGAATTGAACGCCCGCCTTGAAGAGGTTCGACTCGGCGGCGGAACGCAGGTCATCGAAGGCCTGCGCAAACAAGGGAAACTGCCGGCGCGGGAAAGGATACAGAAACTGGTCGATCCGGGTTCTGATTTCCTCGAACTTTCCTCGCTCGCCGGTCATGAACTCTACGATTCCGCCGTTCCATCGGGCGGCATCGTCACCGGGGTCGGCATGATCCAGGGCCGTCCTTGCATGATCGTCGCCAACGACGCCTCGGTGAAAGGTGGAACCTATTTTCCGATCACTGTGAAAAAACATCTGAGGGCCCAGGAAATCGCGGCCCAGAATCATCTGCCCTGCATTTACCTCGTGGATTCGGGCGGAGCCTTCCTGCCGATGCAGGATGAAGTCTTTCCCGATAAGGATGACTTCGGCCGCATTTTCTATAACCAGGCGCGCATGAGCAGCCTCGGCATTCAGCAGATCAGTTCCGTCCACGGATTCTGTACGGCGGGCGGCGCGTATATTCCTGCCATGTCCGATCAAAGCGTGATCGTACGCGGCACCGGCACGATTTTCCTGGCCGGCCCTCCTTTGGTGAAAGCAGCAACCGGGGAAGAAGTCACCGCCGAAGAACTGGGCGGCGCGAAAGTTCACACCTCGATCAGCGGCGTGGCTGATCACATGGCGGAAAATGATGATCACGCGCTGCAGATCGTGCGGCAGATCGTCAAGTATCTCGGCAAGTCCGATCAGTGTCCGGTGAAACTCGAAACACCGGACGAACCGCATTATGATCCCGAGGAACTTTTGGGCGTCGTCCCCATGGATGCGCGCAAAGCCTATGATATAAGGGAAGTCATAGCCCGTGTGGTTGATGGCTCGCGGCTTTTCGAATTCAAACCCAACTACGGAACGACCCTGGTCACGGGTTTCGCGCATATCTGCGGCATTCCCGTCGGCATCATTGCCAATAACGGTGTGCTCTTCTCGGAAAGCGCTCTGAAAGGCACGCACTTCATCGAGCTCTGCTCCCAGGAAAAAATTCCGCTGCTCTTCCTTCAGAACATCACCGGCTTTATCGTCGGAAAAAAATACGAGCACGGCGGCATAGCCAAGGACGGTGCGAAACTCGTCCATGCCGTGGCGAATGCCAATGTTCCGAAGGTCACCTGCGTGGTCGGCGGCAGTTTCGGAGCGGGCAACTACGGGATGTGTGGTCGCGCCTATGAACCTCGTTATCTTTTCATGTGGCCGAACGCTCGCATTTCCGTGATGGGAGGTGAGCAGGCTGCCGATGTTCTTGCGACCGTGAAGGTGCAGCAGCTGGCGAAGCAGGGCAAGACTCTGACGTCGGATGAACTCGCCGCGATTCGCGAGCCGATTTTGAAGAAATATGAAAAAGAGAGTTCCGCCTATTATTCCAGCGCCCGGCTGTGGGATGACGGCGTGATCGATCCGAGGAAGACCCGGCAGGTTCTGGCCATGGCTTTGGCGAGTACGCTGCATCATAACTGGGACAAGACCGTCAACGGCGTCTTCCGCATGTAA
- a CDS encoding amino acid ABC transporter substrate-binding protein, with protein MKSFWPSICGLSLLITSSWLQADTLDEVKKRGFLKCGVSQGLAGFSSPDKAGQWRGIDVDLCRGVAAATLGDANKVKYTSLSAKERFTALQSGEIDLLSRNTSWTIVRDTSLAVDFPGVLYYDGQGFMAPKKLNVKTLKDLNGATVCVNLGTTTELNLADYFRSQKMTYKLVAFEKNDEVVAAYDAGRCDVMSSDQSGLYADRTRLKKPEDHVILPEIISKEPLGPAVRHGDNRWGDIVRWTLFAMIEAEELKITSANVDQQKANSNPAVRRLLGMEGDLGKNLGLKADWALQVVKQVGSYQEIFERNLGANTPLKIARGQNALWRDGGLQYSMPFR; from the coding sequence ATGAAATCCTTTTGGCCCAGTATATGCGGACTCTCTCTTTTGATCACCAGCAGCTGGCTGCAAGCCGACACGCTCGATGAGGTCAAAAAACGCGGATTTCTCAAGTGTGGCGTGAGCCAGGGACTGGCAGGCTTTTCCAGTCCTGATAAAGCGGGCCAATGGCGCGGGATCGACGTCGACCTCTGTCGCGGTGTGGCGGCGGCAACCCTGGGCGACGCGAACAAGGTGAAGTACACCTCGCTCTCGGCCAAGGAACGTTTCACAGCCCTGCAATCGGGCGAAATTGATCTTCTGTCCCGCAATACCTCGTGGACCATCGTCCGGGATACGTCGCTGGCCGTTGATTTTCCTGGCGTGCTTTATTATGACGGCCAGGGTTTTATGGCTCCGAAAAAACTGAACGTGAAGACGCTGAAGGACCTGAATGGTGCGACAGTTTGCGTCAATTTGGGAACGACGACCGAGCTGAACCTGGCCGATTATTTCCGCTCGCAGAAGATGACCTATAAGCTCGTGGCCTTTGAAAAGAACGATGAGGTCGTAGCCGCTTATGATGCGGGCCGTTGTGATGTGATGAGTTCGGATCAGTCAGGACTTTACGCGGATCGCACGCGTCTGAAAAAACCCGAGGATCATGTGATCCTGCCGGAAATTATTTCCAAGGAACCCCTGGGCCCTGCCGTTCGCCACGGCGACAACCGTTGGGGTGATATCGTGCGCTGGACTCTTTTTGCCATGATCGAAGCCGAGGAATTGAAGATCACCTCCGCGAACGTGGATCAGCAGAAAGCCAACTCCAATCCCGCCGTCCGTCGTCTGCTCGGCATGGAAGGCGATCTTGGAAAAAACCTTGGTTTAAAGGCGGATTGGGCACTGCAGGTCGTCAAGCAGGTCGGCAGCTATCAGGAGATTTTCGAAAGGAATCTGGGTGCGAACACGCCGCTGAAAATCGCGCGTGGGCAGAATGCTCTCTGGCGTGATGGAGGTCTTCAGTACTCCATGCCCTTCCGTTGA